From the Polynucleobacter acidiphobus genome, the window GAAGCGGAGACCTTAAAACGGGTTGGTAATGATTACGCCAATCAAGATCAAGGTAGCTTTGTGATTGCCACGACCCATACCCAAGCCCGCTATGCCTTACCCAAAGTCTTAAGTGAATTTACCAAGCGCTTTCCAAAGGTACGCGTCAGTCTATTGCAGGGCAACCCCAGTCAAATTGCCCAAATGCTGCTCGAGGATCGGGCTGATCTGGCCATTGCCACCGAGGGACTTGCCAATACTCCCGGGGTCTTAGCCCTACCGAGTCACCAATGGCAGCATGCAGTCGTTGTGCCATCCGGCCACCCCTTACTTAATCATGAGTCCATCACTCTAGAGCTCTTAACTAAATATCCACTCATCACCTACGCGAAAGCATTCTCTGGGCGCAGCAAAATCGATGCGGCATTTGCGCAGCGCAACCTCACTCCGGACATTATTTTGGAAGCAATTGATGCGGATGTGATCAAAACCTATGTCGAGAATGGCATGGGGGTTGGGATCGTGGCGGGTGTTGCCTTAGATCCCGAGCGCGATCGACAACTGAAATCGATCTCCGTGGGACATATCTTTGGTACCAATGTCACACATATCGGTATCAAACAAGGCGCTTACCTGCGCTCGTTTATCTTCACCTTTATTGAGCTGTTCTCGCCCACCCTGACACGCAAAATCGTAGAACAGGCAATGTCGAGTGAATCAAGCGATTATCAAATTTGATGGTGCCTCGGGTCGGACTCGAACCGACACGCCTTGCGGCACCGGATTTTGAGTCCGGCACGTCTACCAATTCCATCACCGAGGCTAGTTCGTTCACTTAAGCATGAACGGTAGTGATTAGAGCGATGATTTTAACCAATCTCATCGCCTCGCACCCAAAACACACAAATCGACTACTTAGGGAATCAAGATCGTCGTGCCAGTGGTCTTGCGTCCCTCCAGATCACGGTGCGCCTGCACAGCGTCTGCCAAAGGATATTGTTGCTTGATCTCAATCTTAATTTGCCCCTGAGTCACGCGCTCAAATAAATCCTTGGCCATTGGCTCTAACAAGGAGCGATTGTGTACATAGGTCATTAGTGTGGGTCGGGTTAACTTTAACGATCCCTTGCTCGACAAAACGGCTAGATCGATCGGCGGAACCGATCCAGAGGCATTACCAAAGCTCACTGCCATACCACGTGGGGCGATACAGTCGAGGGTTTTCATGAACGTATCTTTACCGACCGCATCATAGGCAACTGCCACACCTTTACCATTGGTAATCTCTTTCACGCGCGTTACAAAATCTTCGCTACGGTATTCAATCACATGATCGCAGCCATATGACTTCGCGAGGGCCGCCTTCTCAGGGCTGCCTACCGTACCAATCACGGTGGCACCAATCGCCTTTAACCATTGCAGAGCGATTAAGCCAACACCCCCAGCAATCGCATGAAACAGGACGGTATCACCGCGCTGCACTTTATAGGTATCGTTTAGAAGGTATTGCACTGTGAGGCCTTGCAGCATCATCCCTGCACCGGTCTCAAACGAAATCGCATCGGGTAGCTGCACAATGGTCTCTGCAGGCATGATGCGAGCCTGTGCATAAGCCCCCGTTGGTCTACCTGCATAGGCTACGCGATCGCCAGCCTTGAGATGCGTCACGCCGGGGCCAACCTTCTCAATAATGCCCGATGCTTCCATGCCAATGCCACCTGGCAATGGCTGAGGGTAGTAGCCCGATCGGAAGTAAATATCAATATAGTTCAGGCCACATGCTTTTTGTGCAATCAAAACCTCGCCTGGTCCTGGCTCGCCCAGTGAAACATCGACGTATTTCATGACCTCAGGTGGTCCAACTTCATCGATCCGAATTGCTTTTGTGTGCGTAACTGACATATGGTTTCTCCTGAATATTCTTGTTCCAAATTCATCGAAATCGATGCTTGGGGTGTCATTTTTTAAGCCAAGCTCGTATTTTGCCTAAAATTACGGTTCTAAGCCGAAATTCATTTATTCATCTAAGAAGGATTGCCACCATGGCGGGTCATTCAAAATGGGCCAATATTCAACACCGTAAGGGCCGCCAGGACGAAAAGCGTGGCAAGATTTGGACCAAACTCATTAAAGAGATTACTGTTGCTGCCCGCCTAGGCGGAGGTGATCTCAGCGCAAATCCGCGTCTGCGCCTCGCAATCGACAAAGCCAAAGATGCCAATATGCCCAATGACAATGTGCAACGTGCGATTGCGCGCGGGACGGGCGCTGCCGATGGCGTTGACTATGAAGAGATTCGGTATGAGGGTTACGGTATTAATGGTGCTGCATTGATTGTCGATGCGATGACGGACAATCGCACCCGCACTGTTGCCGAGGTTCGCCATGCCTTCTCAAAGCACGGGGGCAATATGGGCACAGAAGGCTCCGTTGCTTTTTTATTTAAACACTGTGGACAACTGCTCTTTGCTCCTGGAACCAATGAAGAGCAATTACTCGAATTAGCGCTTGAAGCCGGCGCAGAGGACGTAATTACGCATGAGGATGGATCGCTTGAGGTGATTACGGCTCCCTTTGAGTTCACGAATATTCGTCATGCTTTAGAGACGGCGGGTTTAAAACCTGAGTTGGCCGAGGTTACGATGCGACCTTCGACCGAGGTCGATCTTAATCAAGAGCAAACCGAATCGATGCAAAAACTATTGGATGTGCTCGAGAATTTGGATGATGTCCAAGCGGTCTATACCAATGCCAATCTATGAGATGAGGAGAAAAGGTTCATCATGAAAGTTTTATTAATTGGCTCAGGCGGTCGCGAACATGCTTTGGCCTGGAAACTCGCTCGCTCGCCGAAAGTGCAAAAAGTATTCGTAGCTCCTGGCAATGGAGGCACAGCGAATCAAAAAAATGCGGGTATTGAAAATTTACCGATCTCGAATCTCGAAGAGCTTGCTGCATTTGCTAAACGTGAGCAAATTGGCTTAACCGTCGTAGGGCCTGAAGCACCATTAGCTGCAGGAATTGTGGATGTCTTTCGTAATCAGGGCTTGCGGATTTTTG encodes:
- a CDS encoding CysB family HTH-type transcriptional regulator; its protein translation is MNLHQLRFVREVVRQNFNLTAAAKALFTSQPGVSKAIIELEDELGVEIFRRHGKRIRSLTEPGKRILVSIERLLEEAETLKRVGNDYANQDQGSFVIATTHTQARYALPKVLSEFTKRFPKVRVSLLQGNPSQIAQMLLEDRADLAIATEGLANTPGVLALPSHQWQHAVVVPSGHPLLNHESITLELLTKYPLITYAKAFSGRSKIDAAFAQRNLTPDIILEAIDADVIKTYVENGMGVGIVAGVALDPERDRQLKSISVGHIFGTNVTHIGIKQGAYLRSFIFTFIELFSPTLTRKIVEQAMSSESSDYQI
- a CDS encoding quinone oxidoreductase family protein encodes the protein MSVTHTKAIRIDEVGPPEVMKYVDVSLGEPGPGEVLIAQKACGLNYIDIYFRSGYYPQPLPGGIGMEASGIIEKVGPGVTHLKAGDRVAYAGRPTGAYAQARIMPAETIVQLPDAISFETGAGMMLQGLTVQYLLNDTYKVQRGDTVLFHAIAGGVGLIALQWLKAIGATVIGTVGSPEKAALAKSYGCDHVIEYRSEDFVTRVKEITNGKGVAVAYDAVGKDTFMKTLDCIAPRGMAVSFGNASGSVPPIDLAVLSSKGSLKLTRPTLMTYVHNRSLLEPMAKDLFERVTQGQIKIEIKQQYPLADAVQAHRDLEGRKTTGTTILIP
- a CDS encoding YebC/PmpR family DNA-binding transcriptional regulator, whose protein sequence is MAGHSKWANIQHRKGRQDEKRGKIWTKLIKEITVAARLGGGDLSANPRLRLAIDKAKDANMPNDNVQRAIARGTGAADGVDYEEIRYEGYGINGAALIVDAMTDNRTRTVAEVRHAFSKHGGNMGTEGSVAFLFKHCGQLLFAPGTNEEQLLELALEAGAEDVITHEDGSLEVITAPFEFTNIRHALETAGLKPELAEVTMRPSTEVDLNQEQTESMQKLLDVLENLDDVQAVYTNANL